Proteins encoded in a region of the Cygnus olor isolate bCygOlo1 chromosome 4, bCygOlo1.pri.v2, whole genome shotgun sequence genome:
- the SAP30 gene encoding histone deacetylase complex subunit SAP30 — protein MNGFAPEEVTPRGADPAAAAPLGSAGSAAEVPPPPPPPAPPGLAPGSAAGAGAGAGAGAVAGSAGAAGAGGPGAGQLCCLREEGERCGRAAGNASFSKRIQKSISQKKVKIELDKSARHLYICDFHKNLIQSVRNRRKRKGSDDDGDSPVQDIDTPEVDLYQLQVNTLRRYKRHFKLQTRPGLNKAQLVEIIGCHFRTIPVNEKDTLTYFIYSVKNDKNKPDLKMDSGVH, from the exons ATGAACGGCTTCGCCCCCGAGGAGGTGACCCCGCGGGGGGCCgaccccgccgccgccgccccgctgGGCAGCGCGGGATCCGCCGCCGAGGTACctccgccgccaccgccgccagCGCCGCCGGGGCTGGCTCCGGGCTCGGCCGCCGGTgccggtgctggtgctggtgccgGTGCCGTCGCGGGCTCGGCGGGCGCCGCCGGtgccggcggccccggggccgggcagctgtgctgcctgcGGGAGGAGGGCGAGCGCTGCGGCCGCGCCGCCGGCAACGCCAGCTTCAGCAAGCGGATCCAGAAGAGCATCTCGCAGAAGAAGGTCAAGATCGAGCTGGACAAGAGC GCGAGACATCTTTATATCTGTGACTTCCACAAAAACTTAATTCAGAGCGTGAGGAatagaagaaagaggaaaggcagTGATGATGATGGTGACTCACCAGTGCAAGACATCGACACTCCAGAG GTTGATTTATATCAGTTACAAGTAAACACACTTCGAAGGTACAAAAGACACTTCAAGCTACAGACCAGACCAGGACTTAACAAAGCACAGCTTGTTGAA ATAATTGGCTGCCATTTTAGGACAATTCCAGTGAATGAAAAGGACACCTTAACATATTTCATCTACTCAGTGAAGAATGACAAGAACAAACCAGATCTAAAGATGGATAGTGGTGTTCACTAG